Proteins from a genomic interval of Diospyros lotus cultivar Yz01 chromosome 6, ASM1463336v1, whole genome shotgun sequence:
- the LOC127803507 gene encoding histone H3.3: MARTKQTARKSTGGKAPRKQLATKAARKSAPTTGGVKKPHRYRPGTVALREIRKYQKSTELLIRKLPFQRLVREIAQDFKTDLRFQSHAVLALQEAAEAYLVGLFEDTNLCAIHAKRVTIMPKDIQLARRIRGERA, from the exons ATGGCTCGTACCAAGCAGACTGCTCGTAAGTCCACTGGAGGAAAGGCTCCCAGGAAGCAACTTGCCACTAAG GCAGCTCGTAAGTCGGCCCCAACCACTGGTGGTGTTAAGAAGCCTCACAGATACCGCCCTGGAACTGTCGCCCTTCG TGAAATTCGCAAGTACCAGAAGAGTACCGAGCTCCTGATCAGGAAGCTCCCTTTCCAGAGGCTTGTCCGTGAAATTGCTCAGGACTTCAAG ACTGACCTGCGTTTCCAGAGTCATGCCGTGCTGGCTCTGCAGGAGGCAGCCGAGGCCTACCTTGTGGGTCTTTTTGAAGACACCAACTTGTGTGCCATCCATGCCAAGCGGGTGACGATTATGCCCAAGGATATCCAGTTGGCGAGGAGGATCAGGGGAGAGCGTGCTTAA